One Clupea harengus chromosome 11, Ch_v2.0.2, whole genome shotgun sequence DNA window includes the following coding sequences:
- the rbfox1l gene encoding RNA binding protein fox-1 homolog 1-like isoform X1, protein MLSSPTVILQPYGLPVYPQTASCYPGIVQGTPGQEAGPTGGDPNLPQVYAPPPSYPPPGQGPPTPAGRLPPLDFSPVHPGSEYQEHHQLRVFQGPHEGPDSLSANSVDDSLVPVTSDSQSLSVSVQTGGGAGSGSDDEGSGKAQPKRLHVSNIPFRFRDPDLRQMFGQFGKILDVEIIFNERGSKGFGFVTFESAMEADRAREKLNGTIVEGRKIEVNNATARVVTKKPQTPLVNSTDQLAATGWKMMGANPMMGAMYAPELYTVASFPYPMPTPTLSYRGPALRGRGRAVYNTIRSAATAAPTAVQAYPGVVYQDGLYGTEVYGGYPAAYRVAQSASAATAAAYSDGYGRVYASTTDPYHHSVGPTTTYGVGTMASLYRGGYNRFTPY, encoded by the exons GGTACCCCCGGCCAGGAGGCGGGGCCAACCGGTGGTGACCCCAACCTCCCTCAGGTGTacgcccctcccccttcctatcCTCCACCTGGGCAGGGCCCTCCCACGCCTGCTGGCAGGCTGCCACCCCTGGACTTCAGCCCGGTCCACCCCGGCTCAGAGTACCAGGAGCACCACCAGCTCAGGGTGTTTCAGGGCCCACACGAGGGGCCGGACTCCCTCTCAGCCAATAGCGTG GATGACTCCTTGGTTCCCGTCACCTCTGACTCTCAGTCTCTGAGCGTTTCCGTGCAGACGGGGGGTGGAGCAGGAAGTGGAAGTGATGACGAGGGGTCTGGCAAAGCCCAGCCCAAACGGCTCCATGTCTCTAACATCCCCTTCCGATTTCGCGACCCCGACCTGAGGCAAATGTTTGGG CAATTTGGCAAGATCCTGGATGTGGAGATCATCTTCAATGAGAGAGGGTCAAAG GGCTTCGGGTTTGTGACCTTTGAGAGCGCTATGGAGGCAGATCGAGCTAGGGAGAAACTCAACGGAACCATCGTGGAGGGGAGGAAGattgag GTGAATAATGCTACAGCCAGAGTAGTCACAAAGAAGCCCCAGACTCCGTTGGTGAACAGTACGGATCAACTCGCTG CCACCGGCTGGAAGATGATGGGAGCCAACCCGATGATGGGAGCCATGTACGCGCCTGAGCTCTACACAG ttGCCAGTTTCCCCTATCCTATGCCTACGCCAACCTTATCCTACAGAGGCCCCGCCTTACGAGGGCGTGGTCGAGCAGTCTACAACACTATTCGCTCAGCTGCAACAGCCGCACCCACTGCTGTCCAAGCCTATCCGGG TGTGGTGTATCAGGATGGCCTGTATGGAACCGAAGTTTAT gGAGGCTATCCTGCAGCATACAGAGTAGCCCAGTCAGCCTCAGCAGCCACGGCAGCAGCCTACAGTGATGG GTATGGACGTGTGTACGCCTCTACTACAGACCCCTATCACCACTCGGTTGGACCAACAACGACTTATGGAGTTGGAACCATG GCAAGCTTGTACAGAGGAGGATACAACCGCTTCACTCCCTACTGA
- the rbfox1l gene encoding RNA binding protein fox-1 homolog 1-like isoform X2: MRQLLWGLTERVECSKGGTPGQEAGPTGGDPNLPQVYAPPPSYPPPGQGPPTPAGRLPPLDFSPVHPGSEYQEHHQLRVFQGPHEGPDSLSANSVDDSLVPVTSDSQSLSVSVQTGGGAGSGSDDEGSGKAQPKRLHVSNIPFRFRDPDLRQMFGQFGKILDVEIIFNERGSKGFGFVTFESAMEADRAREKLNGTIVEGRKIEVNNATARVVTKKPQTPLVNSTDQLAATGWKMMGANPMMGAMYAPELYTVASFPYPMPTPTLSYRGPALRGRGRAVYNTIRSAATAAPTAVQAYPGVVYQDGLYGTEVYGGYPAAYRVAQSASAATAAAYSDGYGRVYASTTDPYHHSVGPTTTYGVGTMASLYRGGYNRFTPY; encoded by the exons ATGCGTCAGCTGCTGTGGGGTCTAACAGAGAGAGTGGAATGCAGTAAGGGG GGTACCCCCGGCCAGGAGGCGGGGCCAACCGGTGGTGACCCCAACCTCCCTCAGGTGTacgcccctcccccttcctatcCTCCACCTGGGCAGGGCCCTCCCACGCCTGCTGGCAGGCTGCCACCCCTGGACTTCAGCCCGGTCCACCCCGGCTCAGAGTACCAGGAGCACCACCAGCTCAGGGTGTTTCAGGGCCCACACGAGGGGCCGGACTCCCTCTCAGCCAATAGCGTG GATGACTCCTTGGTTCCCGTCACCTCTGACTCTCAGTCTCTGAGCGTTTCCGTGCAGACGGGGGGTGGAGCAGGAAGTGGAAGTGATGACGAGGGGTCTGGCAAAGCCCAGCCCAAACGGCTCCATGTCTCTAACATCCCCTTCCGATTTCGCGACCCCGACCTGAGGCAAATGTTTGGG CAATTTGGCAAGATCCTGGATGTGGAGATCATCTTCAATGAGAGAGGGTCAAAG GGCTTCGGGTTTGTGACCTTTGAGAGCGCTATGGAGGCAGATCGAGCTAGGGAGAAACTCAACGGAACCATCGTGGAGGGGAGGAAGattgag GTGAATAATGCTACAGCCAGAGTAGTCACAAAGAAGCCCCAGACTCCGTTGGTGAACAGTACGGATCAACTCGCTG CCACCGGCTGGAAGATGATGGGAGCCAACCCGATGATGGGAGCCATGTACGCGCCTGAGCTCTACACAG ttGCCAGTTTCCCCTATCCTATGCCTACGCCAACCTTATCCTACAGAGGCCCCGCCTTACGAGGGCGTGGTCGAGCAGTCTACAACACTATTCGCTCAGCTGCAACAGCCGCACCCACTGCTGTCCAAGCCTATCCGGG TGTGGTGTATCAGGATGGCCTGTATGGAACCGAAGTTTAT gGAGGCTATCCTGCAGCATACAGAGTAGCCCAGTCAGCCTCAGCAGCCACGGCAGCAGCCTACAGTGATGG GTATGGACGTGTGTACGCCTCTACTACAGACCCCTATCACCACTCGGTTGGACCAACAACGACTTATGGAGTTGGAACCATG GCAAGCTTGTACAGAGGAGGATACAACCGCTTCACTCCCTACTGA